Proteins found in one candidate division KSB1 bacterium genomic segment:
- a CDS encoding tetratricopeptide repeat protein, translated as MFRKLAFWLCIALLPIALFFLVEFSLRAFSFGYPTSFFQTVSTSKGRFIRDNPFFFYRFFPPKLARSTGRFIFPKHKAPDACRIFVFGSSAAMGDPDFSYSFSRILERMLAAGHPEKQFQVINTAATAVNSHVILPIVQECSKKQPDLFIVLMGNNEVIGPYGPGTILSPWQKNPRLIRLAVQISGTKWGQAAAAVRGLFKKSTEPQEWGGLELFLRHKFRHDDPALTTVYRSFAANLDHICDISAKAKVPLILCTVPTNLTDWAPFLSLPQELPKDLLGKKQTLLRQAEEAAKRGDPTQAASFYAQAAEIDSSDATVVYALAQVEREAGRIEKARRLFLRARDLDGLRFRADSRLNELIRRAAGQSRAILADLEMDFLNAQLQRERQDLFLDHVHFTFSGNYLLAGTLLPKVEAALGLQSSQPPTIEETARSLAYTGWDALRIQEEIARRFADPPFTAKSEYRELLTKVQNRIERLQIFKGPAALQSAESWYRTAVETFPQDWILCENYGKFLLNALGDASGAEKCFASALEILPQDALLSNNLGVAQSRQGRWQAAEQSFARACRLMPHLSDASANRLRALIELNRTDEAATLLLKSDLPQRKRAELFNSIGIRCINNGQQNRALNYFRAARQADPAFAEAFFNAALTLKALGDTTGALAELGRAVQLVPDQPAVRRELAKTLIAVGRYEDALAQYRDLVRLAPEDQEARNDLGVLYAQMGLFGEAMTEFNTVLSRDPKNAAALSNSAMTASLLRRHAEAIDRLKRLNRLGLRPEVLYRIGLEFLKMDRSDSARSYFRQAFELRPDYMPAVEKLDSLNQAEASAGR; from the coding sequence ATGTTCCGTAAATTGGCCTTTTGGCTCTGCATTGCTTTGTTACCGATTGCTTTATTCTTTCTTGTGGAATTCAGTCTCCGTGCGTTCTCTTTCGGCTATCCGACGAGCTTTTTTCAGACCGTATCAACGTCTAAAGGCCGTTTTATTCGTGACAATCCCTTTTTCTTTTACCGCTTTTTTCCGCCCAAACTCGCCCGCAGCACCGGCCGATTCATCTTCCCCAAGCATAAAGCGCCTGACGCCTGTCGGATCTTTGTCTTCGGCTCGTCGGCAGCCATGGGCGATCCCGATTTCTCTTACTCTTTCAGCCGAATATTGGAGAGAATGCTTGCGGCCGGACATCCCGAAAAACAATTCCAAGTCATCAATACGGCGGCAACAGCCGTCAACTCACATGTTATTTTGCCGATCGTTCAGGAATGCAGCAAAAAACAGCCGGACCTGTTCATCGTTCTGATGGGCAACAATGAGGTCATCGGCCCCTACGGACCGGGCACCATACTGAGCCCATGGCAAAAGAACCCTCGCCTGATCCGTCTTGCCGTTCAAATCAGCGGCACTAAATGGGGACAAGCTGCCGCCGCTGTGCGGGGACTCTTTAAAAAATCAACGGAACCGCAGGAATGGGGCGGCCTGGAGCTTTTCCTCAGGCACAAATTCCGCCATGACGATCCCGCTCTAACGACGGTGTATCGATCGTTTGCAGCCAATCTGGACCACATCTGTGATATCTCCGCCAAAGCCAAAGTACCCCTCATTCTGTGCACGGTGCCGACCAATCTGACCGACTGGGCGCCGTTTCTGTCGCTTCCTCAAGAGCTGCCTAAGGATCTTTTGGGAAAAAAGCAAACTTTGCTCCGACAAGCCGAAGAAGCAGCGAAAAGGGGTGACCCAACTCAGGCGGCCTCGTTCTACGCGCAGGCGGCCGAGATCGATTCGAGCGATGCGACGGTTGTTTATGCACTGGCTCAGGTCGAACGTGAAGCCGGCCGAATCGAAAAAGCCCGGCGGTTGTTTCTGCGCGCCCGCGATCTGGACGGCCTGCGTTTTCGCGCCGACTCCCGTCTCAACGAGCTGATCCGCCGCGCAGCAGGTCAGAGTCGGGCAATTCTCGCAGACCTTGAAATGGATTTTCTCAACGCCCAACTGCAGCGTGAACGCCAAGATCTGTTTCTCGATCATGTTCACTTTACCTTCAGCGGCAACTACCTCCTCGCCGGAACCCTGCTGCCCAAGGTCGAAGCCGCTTTGGGGCTGCAGAGCTCGCAGCCGCCTACGATCGAGGAGACGGCTCGCTCTCTTGCTTATACCGGCTGGGATGCCCTGCGCATTCAGGAAGAAATTGCCCGCCGCTTTGCCGACCCGCCGTTTACGGCAAAAAGCGAGTATCGCGAACTTTTAACCAAAGTGCAGAACCGCATCGAACGGCTGCAGATATTCAAAGGTCCGGCTGCACTTCAGAGCGCCGAATCCTGGTATCGAACAGCGGTTGAAACCTTTCCGCAGGACTGGATTTTGTGTGAGAATTACGGCAAATTTCTGTTGAATGCGCTAGGCGATGCTTCCGGCGCCGAGAAATGTTTTGCCTCGGCTTTGGAGATATTGCCGCAGGATGCCCTCCTCAGCAACAATCTGGGAGTTGCGCAAAGTCGTCAAGGCCGGTGGCAGGCGGCGGAACAGTCCTTTGCCCGCGCATGCCGCCTTATGCCCCATCTCTCCGATGCCTCAGCCAATCGCCTGCGCGCTTTGATCGAATTGAACCGAACGGACGAGGCGGCAACCCTGCTTTTAAAGTCTGACCTGCCGCAGCGAAAGCGCGCCGAACTGTTCAACAGCATTGGTATTCGCTGCATCAATAACGGGCAGCAAAACAGGGCGTTGAACTATTTCCGCGCAGCCCGGCAGGCCGACCCCGCCTTCGCCGAGGCGTTTTTCAATGCCGCATTGACGCTCAAGGCTCTGGGGGACACCACCGGTGCTCTTGCGGAACTGGGCCGCGCCGTCCAGCTTGTGCCCGACCAACCGGCAGTGCGTCGGGAGTTAGCAAAAACTTTGATCGCTGTCGGTCGTTATGAGGATGCACTGGCTCAATATCGGGATCTCGTTCGGCTGGCGCCGGAAGATCAGGAGGCGCGCAACGATTTAGGGGTTCTTTATGCGCAGATGGGATTGTTCGGCGAAGCGATGACCGAGTTCAATACCGTTCTTTCCCGCGATCCAAAGAATGCCGCAGCTCTCAGCAACTCAGCCATGACCGCCTCTCTCTTGAGACGCCATGCCGAAGCGATCGATCGACTGAAAAGACTCAATCGCCTGGGCCTTCGTCCGGAGGTGCTTTATCGTATCGGCTTGGAGTTTCTCAAAATGGACCGCAGCGATTCGGCCCGCAGCTATTTCCGGCAGGCCTTTGAGCTGCGGCCGGACTATATGCCTGCCGTCGAAAAATTGGACAGCCTGAACCAGGCCGAAGCATCGGCCGGTCGATGA
- a CDS encoding Gfo/Idh/MocA family oxidoreductase codes for MKRRSFLKNSSLVIGAFTIVPRHVLGGPKYTAPSDKLYIAAIGAGGQAAWDLEQLESENIIALCDVDWERAADSFKKYPKANRYKDFRVMLDREKSIDAVLVATPDHTHAVAAMAAIKRGKHVYCEKPLTHTVYEARMLAQAAKEAGVATQMGNQGMAFEGNRLIKEWLADGAIGTVREVHVWSDRPTRLGTTDLWWAQGIERPKETPPVPPDLDWDLWLGPAPFRPYHPAYVPFAWRGWWDFGEGGLGDMGIHNIAPAFDALKLTAPISVHASSTPVFPDSLPVASIVHYEFPAVGDRPAVKLHWYDGGLLPERPKELEDYRALPKEDGLIFIGDKGAMLVEGWGGEIPRLIPETRMREYRRPPKTLPRSIGHHAEWIRACKEGTPTASHFGFAGPLTETVLIGTICVRLGGRKLHWDAAAMRFDDEEANRLLHYEYRAGWEL; via the coding sequence ATGAAGCGCAGGTCTTTTCTCAAAAATTCTTCGCTTGTCATTGGGGCATTTACCATTGTGCCCAGACATGTTCTCGGCGGACCGAAATATACTGCACCCAGCGACAAGCTATACATCGCCGCGATTGGTGCCGGCGGACAGGCGGCGTGGGATTTGGAACAGCTTGAAAGTGAAAACATCATCGCCCTCTGCGATGTGGATTGGGAACGCGCGGCGGATAGTTTCAAAAAGTATCCGAAAGCGAATCGTTATAAGGACTTTCGCGTGATGCTCGATCGGGAAAAGTCGATCGATGCGGTTTTAGTGGCGACGCCGGATCACACACACGCCGTAGCAGCCATGGCGGCGATCAAACGCGGTAAACATGTCTACTGCGAGAAACCGCTGACCCATACGGTGTATGAAGCGCGGATGCTGGCGCAGGCCGCCAAAGAGGCCGGCGTTGCTACGCAAATGGGTAATCAGGGCATGGCTTTCGAAGGCAATCGCCTGATCAAAGAGTGGCTGGCGGACGGCGCCATCGGCACGGTGCGGGAAGTGCATGTATGGTCTGACCGCCCGACGCGGCTCGGCACCACCGACCTTTGGTGGGCGCAGGGCATCGAACGTCCGAAAGAAACGCCGCCGGTACCGCCGGATTTGGACTGGGACTTGTGGCTAGGCCCGGCGCCTTTTCGGCCCTATCACCCGGCTTATGTTCCCTTTGCCTGGCGCGGCTGGTGGGATTTCGGCGAAGGCGGCCTCGGCGATATGGGCATCCACAACATTGCGCCGGCTTTCGACGCCCTCAAGCTGACGGCGCCCATCTCGGTGCACGCCTCCTCGACGCCGGTCTTTCCGGATTCTCTTCCTGTTGCGTCAATCGTTCACTACGAATTTCCGGCCGTCGGCGATCGGCCGGCCGTCAAGCTGCACTGGTACGACGGCGGGCTGCTGCCGGAGCGCCCCAAAGAGCTGGAAGATTATCGCGCTCTGCCCAAAGAAGACGGACTGATCTTTATCGGCGATAAAGGCGCCATGCTGGTTGAAGGGTGGGGCGGCGAAATCCCCCGCCTCATTCCCGAAACGCGCATGCGCGAGTACCGGCGCCCGCCCAAAACACTGCCGCGCTCGATCGGCCATCATGCCGAATGGATCCGCGCCTGCAAAGAGGGCACGCCGACCGCCTCGCACTTTGGCTTTGCCGGACCGCTCACCGAAACCGTGCTGATCGGCACCATCTGCGTCCGGTTGGGCGGCAGAAAGCTGCATTGGGACGCCGCCGCCATGCGCTTCGACGACGAGGAAGCCAATCGGCTGCTGCATTACGAATACCGCGCCGGTTGGGAACTTTAA
- a CDS encoding polysaccharide deacetylase family protein yields MEKLERFLFLSAFLGLVSILQAQSIQTPYEVAVWRDFRTVAVSFTFDDNCPNQLNIAVPMFNEYGYKLTLFTVTGSGWGWPANWKALRQAALEGHEVAAHTVTHQSFSGMPDSLQIFELEESLRTIDRNIPEVRCATLAYPFCVPAKKSLCEKYYIAARICSGSIVSNNPSDFMNISSIICGDQGPVRTGKDFYKSAKSALKAKGWCVFLLHGIDNDGGWSPVDSRELRAALDSLKTAPNDYWVESFGTVARYIYERKSVQVRESAATDSTITLQVTDALNDSIFNVPLTLRRPLPEGWPAATVSQNGVPVPFKIVEVSGTRTLQFDAVPDAGDVVICKSEASAVHLQGHLPLSPQLRPNHPNPFNPSTVISFELPSPGFAMLKIYNLHGRAVRTLVSDYFPAGEQRLIWDGRDDSNNRVSAGVYLYQLEFNGSGGKRMVLSRKMSLLD; encoded by the coding sequence ATGGAAAAACTCGAGCGATTCCTCTTCTTGTCGGCTTTTTTGGGCCTGGTTTCAATCCTTCAAGCACAAAGTATTCAGACTCCGTACGAAGTCGCCGTATGGCGCGATTTTCGAACGGTTGCCGTCAGCTTTACCTTCGACGACAACTGCCCCAATCAACTCAACATAGCCGTACCAATGTTCAACGAATACGGCTACAAACTCACCCTGTTTACGGTAACCGGTTCCGGCTGGGGTTGGCCGGCAAACTGGAAGGCGCTGCGTCAGGCGGCGTTGGAGGGGCACGAAGTCGCAGCCCATACGGTCACGCATCAATCGTTCAGCGGCATGCCGGACAGCCTGCAGATATTCGAGCTGGAGGAATCTTTACGGACCATCGACCGCAACATACCCGAAGTTCGTTGCGCCACCCTCGCCTATCCTTTCTGCGTACCGGCAAAAAAGTCACTGTGTGAAAAATATTACATCGCCGCGCGCATCTGTTCCGGCTCTATTGTTTCCAACAATCCGTCGGATTTTATGAACATCAGCTCGATTATTTGCGGCGACCAGGGCCCGGTGAGAACGGGCAAAGATTTCTACAAAAGCGCTAAATCGGCTCTGAAAGCCAAAGGCTGGTGCGTCTTTTTACTGCACGGCATCGACAACGACGGCGGCTGGTCGCCGGTCGATTCCCGCGAGCTGCGCGCAGCCTTGGATTCGCTGAAAACGGCGCCCAACGACTACTGGGTCGAATCGTTCGGAACTGTTGCCCGCTACATCTATGAGCGCAAATCCGTGCAGGTCAGAGAATCGGCGGCAACGGACAGCACCATTACGCTGCAGGTGACCGATGCCTTGAACGACTCGATTTTCAATGTGCCGCTCACTTTGCGGCGACCGTTGCCGGAAGGCTGGCCGGCAGCGACGGTCTCGCAGAACGGCGTGCCGGTGCCGTTCAAGATCGTCGAGGTTTCCGGAACGCGCACGCTCCAGTTCGACGCCGTTCCCGATGCCGGCGACGTGGTTATCTGCAAAAGCGAAGCGTCCGCGGTTCATTTGCAGGGTCATTTGCCGCTCTCTCCTCAGCTGCGGCCCAATCATCCGAATCCTTTCAACCCTTCCACGGTTATCAGCTTTGAACTGCCTTCGCCGGGATTTGCGATGTTAAAAATCTACAACCTTCATGGCCGAGCGGTGCGCACGCTGGTTTCGGATTATTTTCCTGCCGGCGAACAGCGTCTGATTTGGGACGGGCGCGACGATTCCAACAATAGAGTTTCGGCGGGCGTCTACCTTTATCAATTGGAATTTAACGGCTCGGGCGGCAAGCGCATGGTGCTCTCGCGCAAAATGAGCCTTCTCGATTAG
- a CDS encoding PhoH family protein has translation MKKIFVLDTNVILHDAGCVFHFEENDIVIPITVIEELDAFKRGQDQIHYNAREFIRFLDSFPGDKIVDGGERIGPGHGKILILTTYGDDPDVMRAFVEHKPDHRILSAALFLKKSKSHGKVIVVSKDVNLRLKAKSLGLEAQDYYTDKIEDVEKLHRGIRLIEHIPSQFIDRLYHERAVPAAESGIQPLANEYFILRNNGKSALGYYNPRTQMIELVEKSSAYGIKPRNAEQTFSLHLLMNRDVPLATLSGKAGTGKTLLALAAALEQRSFYKQIYLARPIVALSNRDLGFLPGDVDSKIDPYMQPLFDNLSVIKNQFEENDAAYMRIQEMLDNKKLVIAPLAYIRGRSLNHIYFIVDEAQNLTPHEVKTIITRAGQGTKVVFTGDPYQIDTPYLDSRSTGLSTLIDRMKGQPLYGHVTLHKGERSELAELASDLL, from the coding sequence ATGAAAAAAATCTTTGTCCTCGATACCAACGTTATTCTGCACGACGCCGGCTGCGTCTTTCATTTCGAGGAGAACGACATCGTCATTCCCATCACCGTCATTGAGGAGCTGGATGCCTTTAAGCGCGGACAAGACCAGATCCATTATAACGCGCGCGAATTCATTCGTTTTCTCGACAGTTTTCCCGGCGACAAGATCGTCGACGGCGGCGAGCGCATCGGCCCCGGGCACGGCAAGATTCTCATCCTCACCACTTACGGCGACGATCCGGACGTCATGCGCGCCTTTGTCGAGCACAAGCCGGATCACCGTATCCTCAGCGCGGCGCTGTTTCTCAAAAAGAGCAAATCGCACGGCAAGGTCATTGTCGTCAGCAAGGACGTGAATCTGCGGCTCAAGGCCAAGTCGCTGGGATTGGAAGCGCAGGACTATTACACCGACAAGATCGAGGATGTGGAAAAACTGCATCGCGGCATTCGCTTGATCGAGCACATTCCCTCGCAGTTCATCGATCGGCTGTATCACGAACGGGCGGTGCCGGCGGCGGAAAGCGGCATTCAGCCGCTGGCCAACGAGTACTTTATTTTACGCAACAACGGCAAGTCGGCCCTCGGCTATTACAATCCCCGTACGCAGATGATCGAGCTGGTTGAAAAAAGCTCAGCCTACGGCATCAAGCCGCGCAACGCCGAGCAGACCTTTTCGCTCCATCTGCTGATGAACCGCGACGTACCGCTGGCAACGCTGAGCGGCAAAGCCGGAACCGGTAAAACACTCCTCGCTTTGGCGGCGGCTTTGGAGCAGCGCTCGTTCTACAAGCAGATCTATTTGGCGCGTCCGATCGTCGCCTTGTCCAACCGCGATCTCGGCTTTTTGCCGGGCGACGTGGACTCTAAAATCGATCCGTACATGCAGCCTCTGTTCGACAATCTGAGTGTGATCAAAAATCAGTTCGAGGAAAATGATGCCGCCTATATGCGCATTCAGGAAATGCTCGACAATAAAAAGCTCGTCATTGCGCCGCTGGCCTATATTCGCGGCCGCAGCCTCAATCACATCTATTTCATTGTCGATGAGGCGCAGAACCTGACGCCGCACGAAGTAAAGACCATCATAACCCGCGCCGGTCAGGGCACCAAAGTGGTGTTTACCGGCGATCCTTATCAAATCGACACTCCTTATCTTGACTCCCGTTCAACGGGCCTCAGCACCCTCATCGACCGCATGAAAGGCCAGCCGCTCTACGGCCATGTCACTCTGCACAAAGGCGAGCGCTCCGAACTGGCGGAATTGGCAAGCGATCTTTTGTGA
- the miaB gene encoding tRNA (N6-isopentenyl adenosine(37)-C2)-methylthiotransferase MiaB, with the protein MTRVYIETYGCQMNEYDTEIVKAVLLDSGYELSDSPEEAEVLLLNTCSVREHAARRVMARVHDLRRLPNGATKKIGLLGCLTTNLRKALLENKKMHIDLLAGPDSYRRLPELIAKANHEPAADLALSRTETYSDIRPVRTKSVNAWIAVMRGCDNYCTFCVVPYARGRERSRSIESIVREAKTVAAEGFKQVTLLGQNVNSYRYEGHDFAYLLQKVAEVEGLLRIRFTAPHPKDFPDSLLQVMKENPKICRHIHLPLQAGSDRILELMNRTYSQSDYLRLVEKIRSYLPDVALTTDIIVGFPTESEQDFEETVKVVESVQFDSAFIFKYSPRKGTYAARHFVDDVADEEKSDRAVRLNALQKEISLRKNRSRIGETHDILIEELHTRKSSLDAQGRTDGNILVIVPKEGLSVGDLIRVRIIGAGAHALKGERLDLQPKEKQ; encoded by the coding sequence ATGACTAGAGTTTATATCGAAACCTACGGCTGCCAGATGAACGAGTACGACACGGAAATCGTCAAGGCCGTTCTTCTGGACAGCGGTTATGAGCTGAGCGACTCTCCCGAAGAAGCCGAAGTTCTGCTGCTCAACACCTGCTCCGTCCGCGAGCATGCGGCGCGCCGAGTCATGGCGCGGGTTCACGATCTGCGTCGGTTGCCGAACGGTGCAACGAAAAAGATCGGCCTGCTCGGCTGCTTGACCACCAACCTGCGCAAAGCTCTGCTCGAAAATAAAAAGATGCATATCGATCTGTTGGCAGGTCCGGACAGCTATAGGCGGCTCCCCGAGCTGATTGCCAAGGCAAATCACGAACCGGCGGCGGATTTGGCCCTGTCCCGCACGGAGACCTACTCGGACATCCGACCGGTGCGCACTAAAAGCGTCAACGCGTGGATCGCCGTCATGCGCGGCTGCGACAACTATTGCACCTTTTGCGTGGTCCCCTATGCCCGCGGCCGCGAGCGCAGCCGCTCCATCGAAAGCATAGTGCGTGAAGCGAAAACCGTGGCCGCCGAAGGATTCAAGCAGGTTACTCTCCTTGGGCAGAATGTCAATTCTTATCGGTATGAGGGACACGATTTTGCCTATCTGCTGCAAAAGGTGGCTGAAGTGGAGGGTCTACTGCGCATTCGCTTTACCGCGCCGCATCCGAAAGACTTTCCCGATTCCCTGCTGCAGGTGATGAAGGAAAATCCCAAAATCTGCCGCCATATTCATCTTCCTCTGCAGGCCGGCAGCGATCGAATCCTCGAACTAATGAACCGGACTTATTCCCAGAGCGATTATCTGCGCCTGGTGGAAAAAATCCGCAGCTACCTGCCCGACGTCGCTTTGACGACCGACATCATCGTCGGCTTTCCCACCGAAAGCGAGCAAGATTTTGAGGAAACGGTCAAAGTCGTAGAATCGGTTCAGTTCGACTCGGCTTTCATTTTCAAGTATTCACCGCGCAAAGGCACCTACGCTGCCCGCCATTTCGTCGATGACGTTGCCGATGAAGAAAAGAGCGACCGTGCCGTTCGACTCAATGCGCTGCAAAAAGAGATCTCTTTACGCAAAAATCGCAGCCGCATCGGCGAGACGCACGACATCCTCATCGAAGAATTGCATACCCGCAAGTCGTCGCTGGACGCTCAGGGCCGTACAGACGGCAATATTTTGGTCATTGTGCCGAAGGAGGGGCTTTCCGTCGGCGACCTCATCCGAGTTCGGATTATCGGCGCGGGAGCGCATGCGCTCAAGGGCGAACGCCTCGATCTGCAGCCAAAGGAAAAGCAATGA